A window from Amblyomma americanum isolate KBUSLIRL-KWMA chromosome 7, ASM5285725v1, whole genome shotgun sequence encodes these proteins:
- the LOC144099296 gene encoding cathepsin L1-like — translation MKPLWILIVLFLEQLAVPRSSAFQDFWAEAQWAEFKALHHKSYRSVEEEAFRRKIFLDNRYTIARHNERYGRGLVSFKLRMNQYGDLLQHEFEELMGGGIRLHPTFLGPQNTSTFLPPENLGPRMPPSVDWRKQLVSPIKDQGKCGSCWAFSAAAAIEGQHARKTGNLVELSAQDLLDCCGERYENSGCEGGLMDNAFRCVRDRGAIDTAESYPYKEKRGVCHFRNDSVGATVTGTVTVEKGDERMVEVAVATVGPVSGAVYAKLLSFRFYGGGVYRDDECGLHALTHAVLIVGYGVTDEGTKYWIVKNSWGRGWGEHGYMRLAKDAGNQCRIADLVSFPLV, via the exons ATGAAGCCCTTGTGGATTTTGATTGTCCTGTTCCTGGAACAACTGGCTGTTCCACGGTCTTCTGCATTTCAAGACTTCTGGGCCGAGGCTCAATGGGCGGAATTCAAGGCTTTGCACC ACAAAAGCTACAGGAGCGTGGAAGAAGAGGCATTCCGAAGGAAGATCTTCCTCGACAACCGCTACACGATCGCCAGGCACAACGAGAGGTACGGTCGCGGACTCGTCTCGTTCAAGCTCAGGATGAACCAGTATGGTGACCTG CTGCAGCACGAGTTTGAAGAGCTGATGGGGGGAGGCATCAGGCTCCACCCGACGTTCCTGGGCCCACAGAACACGTCCACGTTCCTGCCTCCCGAGAATCTCGGACCCAGGATGCCCCCGTCGGTGGACTGGCGCAAACAGCTCGTCTCTCCCATCAAGGACCAGGGAAAGTGCGGCTCATGCTGGGCCTTCAGCGCG GCGGCCGCCATTGAGGGCCAACATGCTCGCAAGACTGGCAACCTGGTGGAGCTGAGCGCCCAGGACCTGCTGGACTGCTGTGGCGAGAGATACGAGAACAGCGGCTGCGAGGGTGGCCTCATGGACAACGCCTTCCGGTGCGTCCGAGACCGCGGGGCCATTGACACTGCCGAGAGCTACCCGTACAAGGAAAAG CGCGGCGTGTGCCACTTCAGGAACGACAGCGTGGGCGCTACTGTTACGGGCACGGTGACAGTGGAGAAAGGAGACGAACGGATGGTCGAGGTGGCCGTTGCCACCGTGGGACCAGTGTCAGGCgccgtgtatgccaagctgctcAGCTTCCGATTCTATGGAGGAG GCGTGTACAGGGACGACGAGTGCGGCCTGCACGCTTTGACTCATGCGGTGCTGATCGTCGGATACGGAGTCACCGACGAGGGGACCAAATACTGGATCGTCAAGAACAG